One window of the Perca flavescens isolate YP-PL-M2 chromosome 16, PFLA_1.0, whole genome shotgun sequence genome contains the following:
- the gal3st1b gene encoding galactosylceramide sulfotransferase gives MWRTLYQVHIWVLIMSGIKGNKCTLKRRLILWVLLTNIMLVLYCLMNPTQVKIRGSQQDTCPLSIAKLKENVSTPSQSTEECSPTVDIMFMKTHKTASSTILNILFRFGEKHKLKFALPDGRNDFFYPSPFLCSQVKDYRPGDCFNIICNHMRFDHQEVAKLLPPDAVYITIVRDPVDLFESSFNYYHRAVPLTWRINGENKLAEFLNSPQTFYSPQAFNSFYLKNLLFFDFGLDNNLEADDPRVMRDIHNLSKHFDLVLVAEYFEESLILLKDTLCWTMEDIMYFKLNARRSSSVSRLTPELRAKALQWNGADWRLYQHFNATFWARVEAYGRERMKQEVNELRRKNAAMKAICVEDGDAVEAQKIQDRRFLPWQPVGESSILGYNIKKNVHPTFRTLCEKMLTPEIQYLSNLGVSLWLTRLWGWLKDAVFTI, from the exons ATGTggcgcacactctaccag gttcacatTTGGGTGTTAATAATGTCTGGCATCAAAGGAAATAAGTGCACACTAAAACGGAGGCTGATTCTCTGGGTTTTATTAACCAACATAATGCTGGTGCTGTACTGCTTGATGAACCCAACCCAAGTCAAGATCAG GGGCTCCCAACAAGACACGTGTCCTCTAAGCATAGCgaaattgaaagaaaatgtgaGCACGCCTTCTCAAAGCACAGAAGAGTGCTCTCCCACAGTAGACATCATGTTCATGAAGACCCATAAAACTGCCAGTAGCACCATACTCAACATCCTCTTTAGATTTGGAGAAAAACACAAGCTTAAATTTGCCTTACCTGATGGGCGTAATGACTTCTTTTACCCATCGCCTTTCCTGTGCTCCCAGGTGAAAGACTACAGGCCTGGAGACTGTTTCAACATTATTTGTAACCACATGCGCTTTGACCATCAAGAAGTAGCCAAGCTCCTGCCTCCAGATGCTGTGTACATCACCATTGTACGTGACCCAGTGGATCTCTTTGAGTCGTCCTTCAACTATTATCACAGAGCAGTTCCTCTCACATGGAGGATCAATGGAGAGAACAAACTGGCAGAGTTTCTAAACAGTCCTCAGACCTTCTACAGCCCACAGGCTTTTAACTCATTCTACCTGAAAAATCTGCTCTTTTTTGACTTTGGTTTGGACAACAACCTGGAAGCTGATGATCCTCGTGTCATGAGGGATATTCATAACTTAtcaaaacattttgatttgGTTCTCGTAGCAGAGTATTTTGAGGAGTCTCTTATCCTGCTTAAGGACACACTGTGTTGGACTATGGAAGACATCATGTATTTTAAACTCAATGCTCGCAGGAGCTCATCTGTATCTCGTCTGACCCCTGAGTTGAGAGCCAAAGCCTTACAGTGGAACGGGGCTGACTGGAGACTCTATCAGCACTTTAATGCTACCTTCTGGGCCAGAGTAGAGGCGTATGGGAGAGAAAGAATGAAACAGGAGGTAAATGAGCTGAGGAGAAAAAATGCTGCGATGAAAGCTATCTGTGTCGAGGATGGAGATGCGGTTGAAGCACAAAAGATTCAGGACAGACGTTTCCTGCCCTGGCAGCCAGTTGGAGAGTCTTCCATCCTGGGGTACAACATCAAGAAAAATGTTCATCCAACATTCAGGACACTTTGTGAAAAAATGCTCACGCCTGAAATACAATATTTGTCAAATCTGGGCGTAAGCCTGTGGCTTACTAGACTATGGGGTTGGTTAAAAGATGCTGTTTTTACAATTTGA